The Ptychodera flava strain L36383 chromosome 14, AS_Pfla_20210202, whole genome shotgun sequence genome segment GTCGACTCAGAACAGGAAAAGAATTTGCTAGGTTTCATACCTCTaccttcttctttcttttcgTTGTATTTCTTCAGTTTTTGAATCCAATCCATGATCACTGTGGTTTAAATGTGCATGACCGAGAACTGTGTTTTACACTATAGTAACCGGTTCTGTTTCAAGCgtacaatttacatttccacCGGCAGCGCAAAGTTTCTGTAGAGTTTGAAATGCTTACTTCCGGAAAACTACTCTATGGAACTATGGGAGTAGAATGCCTTTGGTATCTATTCTGTGATTGGTCAAGTCTTGTTTATCTTTTCTTGATAACCAATCAACTCATATGTAACAAGAAGTATACGGAAAGcaaaaggtcaagggtcaaagGGTTTCGATCTGCGTGCTGCATTCCCTACACGTGATGAGAAACAAATAGTAAATATCCCACTAGATCTGTGCCGATTTTATTTAACCTGATAGCACCACCCTTTGAAGCATCTTAGATTTCATGAAGTCTACCGGTAAGAAAAACATTCGCCTTGTTAAGTTACAAGTAAACCGAAATCTGGAAATTCAAAACTGCATAAACCGTGGTGTCGTCAATGTCCAGCTCAATGTTTTGCCCCAGATAGGGGCCGTCAACTTACGGCCTGTGTgtgtgagggggggggggggtgttccaaaaattggaaaattcaatagggttgctcaaaatgtggagaggaagaagggggttactcaattttttgtgtgaaatgaAACACATGTCACTAGtgtcagattgcaccattgcacacatcaattgctcaaaattttcgatgtgagagggggacaccccctctcgtgctctcccccttgggatGCTCTAACAGTTTTACCAGttaaagacaaattgaaaacacctctcagattgcaccagactgcaccattgcacacatcagttTCTCAGATTTTTCACAGGCAGGacaaaaactgaactgttgtgaattcatcctttattatcacagacataacatatttcaattgacttcagttcaataaTCACATAAACTATTAAATCTGAGACAATACAACTTAATTGATGAAAAAAGAACTTTTTCAATCATTTAATACTATATTTAAGACCCTTTATTACATAGTGGAATTAACTGACAACTTGAACCATAACAACTGTCAGTATTACAGCAAATACACGCATGTATAGAAACACTGTGGGAGTCTGCGCATCTGATCGCTCGGTCATTTTACCTGGGTTCCCAtcggtatatcaatgcaatcagatttagggacagcagaaatgttaccggggttccaaaatcatttaccaagatTCCAGAACCTTTGCTAATAGCAATAACAGTAACACTGCACTCAAATACAAATCCACTCATCTCCATTTATcacaacaataaaatattcagttaTGTACCAAAGTTAGATGTTTCTCCATCAGAATGTGTGATTCTGCAGTTTGGCAAAATTCTGTTGCatctcatttaaaaaaaataatcacaaaagaggtgtgttttttttctgtttgtaacCATTTACTAGCATTCTTGTTGTTGACATCTCTTACAGGATGACATGATGTCATTGTCAGCCTATCGTTTTGTGCATCAATGGCATCCATTGACATACAGCATATTGCATAGGATACAACAATTTAGGACATCCAAGTTTTCACCTATTCAGTATGCTTTACACCAAAAAAGAACATTTCAGTCTTCGTGTCATCAGGTACAAAAAAGAGATGAGGAcattaaacaaaaaaattataaacagaATGACCAGCGGCGACTCAGTTGGAAAACTAAGAAATTGCAATCTGGTGGACATCGTCAAAAGCTGACTTTCATTCCAAAGGAGATCATTAACATGTCTAAAGCCAATGATGTCAATACCAAAGTACAAGATGGGTCAACCAATGTGAAATTTGGAGATGAGCCAGACAGGTACCTATCTGTTGATGAGTGGCAAGAGAGATGGACAGGAAATCCAAGGTTTTGTGTCGGAGTCATGGGAAAGTTTGCTGGATTAGGGCACATACAGAAAGCGAAGTCTCTGATGGATttcatgaatgcaaagaatATGCGTGTGGATGAGGCTGTCCTGCATAACTTCCTTTCTCTGTGTGTTTCACACAATCATTTTGATGAGATGTTTAGAACATACAAAGTACTGAAGGAGATTCACCAGAAATTGCCTGGACCCACACTAGGGGTTCTCATCGATGGATTTTGTAAAACCAGTTCCTGGAGGCAAAGTATTGAATTCCTTGAACAGTTGAAGCTCCAAAATGCAACAACTAGTAGAAGTTACTGTAAACTCTTGGTAGCTGCCCTCAAGCAGGGAGAACTTGAACTTGGAGAGAAACTGTTCACAGAAATGGTCAGAGAAAATATGGTAATGGATGAAGCCTCAATGACAGCAATAATTAGGACTTTCAGCTGTTACACTGATGATAAAAGTGTAGCTCAGAGAAATGAAAGCATTGTTCACAAACTCATTCAACATTGGAGGCAAGAACAGATTTATCCACCGAAAGAAGTTGGATATGAGTTGATAGCATGGTTTAAAAGGTAGCAActacatgtaaatattatctCAATTCAAGCACATAAGAGATCCCATCTTTTACGATTTTCTGTATTCACCAATCACTCTAAAATCTTTTCTGCATTTCATGAGCAATTTACATCAGCACATATCGCTTTATGGATTGATACTTATGTAGTAGGATtatgaaaatgttgatatttttttatttcattattataGTCTTTCCAAAgtaactttgattttttttttactttcctgACAGTAAACGTAATGAAAAGTGGAGGGCAGGTTACTCTGATATAGATGATAGTGGTGTATGCAATACCTGTGGCACAAAATTAGAAAAGTTAATGCTGACCACAAGAGAGTTCCAAATAGTGCATGATGAAGTCATGGAAAAGGTAAAAAGTGGACATCATATAAATCATAATATTTACACTAATTGTGACATGGAATCTAGTTTTGTTAATGATTCACCTATCTTTTGTTTTACGAAATAGTTTAGAATATAAGGTTGAGATAATCACTACATAAAGCAGAACTACTGTTAAACAGCATCTACATACCACACATGTCATTAGTAATAGTTCTACACGTTTCTGTTGCATATTTTTGTGGACAGTTTGCCCTGATATGATTAGCATGAGATTGTGATTGTTTTTGTCCATTTTCCATGCCAACAAGAAGAAAATATTGATACGGTGTGACAAAGTTCTAATACATGTACTAGTGTTTTTTCTTAGGTTTTGTAAATGTATACATCACTGCCAAGCTGCATACAGCTTGGTAACAAATGTACTAATGTCTTGCAGTACTATTACACATgtacaattatgaaaaattcttGAGGAAAAATTTTGGTCCCATGTATTCAATAGAAAACTAAAtgctttttcaaatatttgaaactatttgaaatttgagaCAATTTTATCACAATATCAAGCTTTATAAAGTAAGGGTGATGGTTTGTTTAGTTATATCAAGTATACACCTAATAGTCTGTTTTTAAGATCTGTCATGTAGAAACTTTTCAGCTGCTCACTAAGAAAGTTTTGTGATTAACTTACAGGTGATAAAATCCAAAGATGTCTTTCTTAAGACTTCACCTGAAGAGCTGGAGTCATTTATAGAGTTTGTTAATGAAAGTGAAGCTTATGATGTTGTCATCGATGGTCTGAATGTCGCTCACCTTGATCCTTTTGTCAACAACTCTGAACAGGTATTTACGTGAGATTGAAATGTTTTGGAGTGAAATAGTTGGTATGGGTGTAGACATTTCATTTAGCCGTAAAAAAACTCCAAAAATGATCAGAAGTTTGACTTTTAATCAGTTGTCATTCCACAATTATTTAGTTTATGTCAGAGAGCTGTAATCTTGATAACTGTTCAACAAAGTAGAGTTTGGCTTTACCTTTCACTGCTGTCAGTCACCAACTGTGCAAACTAATGATTAGTAAACTTTCACTGATTGTCCGTGGGAGTGATTTACTTCACAGCAAGTCCACAATTGCCAGTATAGAATCAACTCCCATGGTGCAAAATGTCATGTCAATGACTCACAAGAGGCATGTCAAAGTGTGTCAGTATGCCAAACCCTGATACAGGCTGCGATGACATCCATTAAATTCAGTGTCAAGGTACCACTTTGACAATCCCAAAAGGTTTACTTTATATCCACACTTGATGTGTTTGATGTAGTTTATGAAGAAAATCTGCATCAACTTCATCTGTAGTATTTTCCTGTATGTTTTCAGTTTCACATTGTAAATTGAGTTTTGACAGTGTGCAAAGGTAGGATGGATCCATTTGACATTAATGTGTGAGAAAAAGATTTGTGTACCGGTAAGGGCATTGATGGGTGATGAATTTGTGATATTAGCCTTAGATCACACCTAGTGAGCTGATCAGTTAAGACTGCAATTTCTCTTCTTCATAAATCTTTACTCTTTGTTGAAATGAAGCCCAACTTTTTCATGGGTCCTTGAATTTTACCCAACTCTACATTGCAAAAGAATTCACCCCTAACAGATGCTGTGCAGCCCCTGTCACAAACCTTTTGAATTCAGCAAAGATGGTTATTATATACTGTACAGAGCCGTTACAGTGCTGCAACACAGATCTGTTCACAGTGTCTTAAAACGTATCGATGTCTGTGAACACGTGTGTGACAAGGACACAATTTTCTTCAATTCTCGTTCTGTGTTTTACACGACTGTGTACAGTTCTGTGCAGAAAGACATTACAGCCTATACAGCGtctgaaatatttttctatcTTTCATATGTCCGTTGTTAGTGGATAGATCATCAGATatttcttgatgtctgtaactcAGTCTTGAACTGACAGATCTGATACAGGCTAGTGAATATAACCCTGAAATTATAAATTTTGGCAACCAGCACTGACTTGAATAAAATAGATGATATCTTATTTTATCACATATATTTTAATGTGCAAAAAGTAAGTAAAAATTCCCCAACACAACTACCACCTGTAGCAAGATGATTATTAGAATCACTCATAAGGCTGCAATAGTAGGATTAAATCACCATAGGGCACAGTGATTATTAGTATCTAGGGATAGAAGCAAATAAAGCCAGACCTTTGAAAGTTTAACAAGGTTATTTGCTGTTCGATAGAGGAAAAAATTCACCACATCATTCGTAATACAGAATGGTTATCAAAACTTGGCTCAGTAGAGCAGAAAACTGTATCATAAAGCTTAGCATTGTATGTTATGATACAATTATTATTGGAAAGTGTATTCCTATAGCAGTAAGCTGACAAGTCTTCAAAACCAAACTGACGGAAATTAGACAATGATGGACATCTGTTCTTTTCGCGTTCTGCAATGGTTTTGTTTTTGAACTTGAAGAACAGAAAGAAAGCTAATGTCAGGTAAgatatgtacattttttgtgTCGTAGAAGTGATTTTTATATGCTAGCATCAACAAAGAAAGGGCTCTGTAAATTcatttttccaataaaactgTCTTTGCAAAAACTTAGAAGGAAAAATTCACTGTTGAGTTCAAAGAGTAAATCTAACATCTTTTTCACCAGTTCTGCATTTGAAAAACCAAATTTGctgtgatgtcatcattattcaCATAACTGTACACAGATACTTTTCAGACCATACAAGCACTGTGAAAACTGTACCTTTCATCGGTGATAGAACTCTTGGGCGGACTTAAAATGACTGCTGTAGTCTTTttcacaaacatacacataGGTTACTCAAAAGAAGTTAAATTCATTggctgaaaaaatatttctcatcGTTGAATGTGATCTAATATGCCAATTAATCTCCGAACTCACACCATTTCTATGTTGAATTACCGGAACTACTTTGTAAATTATCCTAATCTATCAGTAGATCAAAAGTTGACAATTTATCAATAGTCAAAAGTTAATGAGTCACCACAGGTTTATTCAGAGAAATATTTCCtcattgtacaaaatgtactgacaaaacatttaatgacTCTTATTGAAGCCTTGTCTTTTATTCTTCCTCTTTCATTTTCATCTATATAAGAAGAATGATTTTATGTGtgattttcagaaacatttaGTCATTTTCTGCATTCTTTTTCTCAAAGTGAAGCAATCAGAGAATTGTTAGTGAAAATGAACAAAGTTATTCCATGCCAAAGTGCCTTGCTTTAAAATAAAAGTGAAACTAAAGCTTGTACAATACCTTCGTCACAGCtgtgttttgataaatttgaggtcaagggtcatctcAGAACGTGTGTCATTTGAACCATGGAAACATGCTTTGAGTTGCATCAGACTTTATTAACTGGTTTCTATTTGCATATCAACAAGGATATATAAACTGGTGTCACCAGACGTGCCACAAATTGTTGCTATCCTGTCAAGACACCTTGATCTTTTAATATGGCTAGTGACTCCAATCCAGGTAAAATGCcagatttctttgtttttttaattgatAACCCAATGCTGTCAGTGTTCATTGACTTTGAAGGGACAATATGACCACTATATTGGAAGTCCTTGACAGCACTAGTATTCTAAATCTTTATTGTATGTGCAGTTTTTTTTTTAGTATTAGCTGTAAATTGAAGTGAAAATTACTTTGTTAGATATATCTATTGAGTTTTAGTTTCAGTAGACCACCTTAAATTTAGAGCTTAAAAAATGGAAGGCAAATTTTAAGGTTTTTTGGACCcttgttattttttgataaaaatgtctGTTGTACATGAATCCTGCAAGTGTACAGTGGTAATTATTTGCTGGTTAGTTCTGGAAAGTAAAGTATATCtcacttttcattttcaatataaCGTTCCTCTGTATCAACTTTTATGAAGAATCGAAAGTGTGAAAATGATGCTACAATTCTTTCAACTGCTatcacattttctgtcatataacTTTATCATTCTCCAAATTTACTTAGTTTCTTCCTCATAGGCTTGTTTTAGATTTATCAGGTTAATGTGTCAAAGTCATAATTTATTGAATTTCTAGTTCAATAAAGTCAATAGTGACTGCAAGTTATTCTGTTTTTCTCTCACTGTATTTGATAtcttgtttttttgaaatttcagctCATTCAGATGAAAATTCTATTTGTGCATATGACATCACATCGCATATCCACTGCATTCCATTCATTGTGTGGTGGTTTCACTTTTGATTTAAGTTCATAAAAATAGATGTATTATATTGAATACAGCATAGATTTGTCACTGCTCAGATATCCAAACTGATAGAATTATAAACATAAAGATTTGTTGGATCATTTTTCTACTGTAGTGGACTCTTTTTGTATACAATGTTCTGTGTTTTTCTCAAATAATTGAGTATTTCATGGCGACGCAATATTACTGTTAGCTGTGTACACTACTCGAATGACCGTTAAGCAATTTTCTCTTTATTTCAAGATGGTACATTCTGATACCCATAATATCTCACAGTGAATTGTAAGGAAACTTATACATTCTAATCTTGTTTCCAAGGATTTTCGTGCACCAAGTTGACTTAAATGATGCAACATTCAGTAAAGCATAGAAACATTGCTTAACCATAGAGAGTTATGAAGGAGTGCCATAACGGATGACTTGCCACTGCAAACATGCATGTTTCTCATTAGATTATGTCGTAATTTTAAGGTTGATCAAACTTTTGATGCTTACATCTGTTTCCAAAACAGATTCTGTGTTCATTTTTCAAGGAAACCTAGTTTTGCTATGAATAGGAAACACATTGGTCGACtgtgttttcagtgttttttgtattttgcatgtGAATTTTATATGCATACAGTTTAAATTTTGGCtgcaaaatgaatgaaaatttttgTCCACAGTTTGTCCAGTTGATATTATACATTTGATTCTGAGGTCATTCAAAAAGGTCAAATGTTTCTTTCAGGAGTCAAAAAGAGAACCCAGCCGCCATGGCAACCACCAGATGGAACACAGCAACCCAGGTTACAAGTTTACAACAGTTTGACCCGACGTAAAGAGCCATTCATACCACAGGATGGCAAAAAAGTTTTGTGGTACAGCTGTGGCCCAACAGTTTATGATGCATCACATATGGGTCATGCAAGGTAAGGGATGAAAAGTTAGCCCCGTAGGCATAATCAGAAAATTAGCATTGAAAATCCTCTGCTTTTTGAGAGGTTGTGCAGTATATCAGTATATAGTATAAAAACATGTCAGATAAAAGCCTTCTGTTCTGCAAGTAGTATAAGTAATCATAAATTCCTGTGTCACTAAGGCCACTAAGGACATTACCCTATACCATTCATACTAAGGTCTACTTGTTTACAATACAATTCAATACGGGCATCATTCACAGACAGGTCTTTGGTACAcccatttcttttttcatgtgCCTTATATTGACTTCAGTTCAGTTACTGTCACTGGCCAATTTCCAATTATAAGCAGGGACTATAGTAATCACCAATGACTTTTTTTTAATTAACCTCTTTTTATAAGTATTGTGTAACTGTACACTAATGTTCATATGCCAACCTCTGTGCAGAACTGCAGTATCTGCTTAAAACAATCAATACCTTTGTATGCAGTGACCAGTGCGCCCTCTAACAACCAACAATATTTCTGAACTTTTTGAGCCAATTTATGAATTTCTGGAATTTCTTTACATCAGCTTTAATTATACCAACCACTTCAcagaatacatgtatgcatattttTCTTGGCTAAAAGAATTTCTTTGAGTAAGTGGCGTGCCAATTTAGCTACTGAAAGTTGTTGTATTTGTGGAGTGaaagaatgaaaagtgacctGGACTAGTAGTAAATATTTTGGGCAGAAAATCATTAACCCGATAACCACATTCAGCAAACaaataccatagaccctaaaaaaattTACCACACAAAGTATACCTTTCCTGATTTCAGGGCCTACATATCTCTTGACATCCTCCGTCGAGTGATGAAAGATTACTTCAACTATGATGTTCTGTACGTAATGAACATCACTGACATTGATGACAAGATCATCAAACGAGCTCGTCAAAACTATTTGATGGAGCAGTACATTGCCAGAAACAAGAAAGCAGATATATTGCTTTCAGATGTCAGACAGGCTGTCAAGGTAAGAATTAGACATGTCATGTTGATTCAAACTTCATTTCAGTTTTGACACAAAAGAACATGTAGATTGAGACATaacatgattttaaaaagtttatttaTGCCAGTAGATGTATTATATTTCTGGCAGTCATGTTGTGTTGCTATCAGTTCATGTGACTTGTCATCAGTGTCACTGTAAACTGGTttctttttaaccctttgagtgctggaatttttcccaccaaaattttagtgcaacattttaccaatttgtatGAATCTATCtgcaatgttttgataattttggaccaagtagacatcacatttcaatgcgtacagtttttcatcaaaattttggcaaaaatctggaaaaatttgactaggttatattttgtaaaggcaacaaaaattgactttggtgctcaaagggttaattgtcTCAGCATtaagtcatttcaaataaagattttcaTTGCTCTGACGTTTTCCCTTTCTCTAAAGGCAACTAAAATCAAAATGGACGGAGAGACTGAtccagacaagaaaaaaatgttgtcCAACAGTGTGAAGAAAGTAAACAATGCATCTGACGAGTTGGAGAAAAGTTTAGCTAGCCCTCAGGACAAAGACAATGAAGATGTCACCAATGAAAAGATAAAGGTATGTAGCATGTTGAACTGTGTCATGATCAAGATTGAAAAAACTTTTTCACGACAAAGACTTTGACTCAAGCTAGTATACTTccattttaataaatttcaagctTACTTTAACTGACGTCTGAAATAAGAACTTTCAAATCCAATTTAAATAGGTTAAAAATCTGTCAAATCTTTATTGTCAACGGCATTGTATTTTAGTTACTTTTTTATCGAAGTACGGTAGATACGAAAATTACGTAGAAAAGTGGAGACCTTACTCTTTTCATCTTCCTCACTTGTATGTCTCTGTCAGGTCAAGTAGGTTAAAACCAATGAAGCATAATAATTTAATATATCcaatatatatattgcatttgaaaaaaaagtcaatatttgaAGTGTCTGAAAACACAGATAATGTaaatatgatttatttattGACCTTAACTTGTTGTATGTAACATACCATGTCAAGTTAGTGAAAATACTTATAGGTTTTGCCTAAATACTGCTCTTACTGACTTGCTAGATGGAGAAATGGCAGGTCGGTCCTCCAGAATAAGGGTCACAAAACAATATCAGGAGAATCACATAAATTGTGTACATGTGATGGTATTCcaatacatatttcataattgcTACACAGGTGTTGTTACAAGATGCCAGGGACTCCCTTGCAGACTGGTTGGATTCACATCATGGCCATGAAATCACTGATAACTCCATTTTCTCATCTCTTCCTAAATACTGGGAAACTGATTACCATGGTGATATGGCCTCCCTCAATGTAAGTGTCAATTCTTTTCCATAGACCAGGTTGCAAGTAGTAGTTGAGTGTTTTCAAATAAAGCTCTAGTTGTGAGTCAACTAGTAATGTGGCAGAGGAGATTGGAAAAAGTTACAGAGAAGATAGAAGTTTCCAAATCCCCATAAATTAATTGGCTTTTCTCTGATAAAACTACGGTGGTATTTGTATGACACAGATGACATTAAAGTATAATTCACTTCTAGGTTTTACCAGCTGATGTCTTGACAAGAGTCAGTGAATATATTCCTGAAGTCATTGCATTTGTACAGAAGATTTTAGATAATGGATTTGGGTGAGTCTTCAAGATTACATACATCCTTGAACTCATTTGAAACATGGAGCAAAACATCGGAGGATTCAAAAGATTTCGCACATTATTTTTAGCCATTTGTCCTTCACTTTCTCATAGGCATTATAGGCATTTGTGAGCAAGTTTAAAAAAAGCATTCTGTTAAATGTCTGACATATTGAAAATTATTgatacattttaaaattaatctcATTTTATTGTTATTCATTCTGTAGTTATGAATCCAATGGTTCAGTATATTTCTCAGTGTCGGCATTCGACAGCAACCCAAACCACAGCTATGCCAAGCTAGTACCGGAAGCCGTCGGAGATTACAAGGCATTGCATGAAGGTGAGGGAGACCTCAGCATTTCACAGGACAGACTTGATGAAAAGAAATCCCAGGTGGATTTTGCACTGTGGAAAGCATCAAAACCTGGAGAGCCTGCATGGGATTCACCATGGGGAAAGGTGGGTCAATGTTTTCTCTATATGCTGTAGTCACAAGAAAAATGTCGTTCTACGGAAATTTATTTACTGTGACATATTTGCCACCTTCCTTTAGCAATTTCTTTTTCCACTGTGTCATTGGATCCAAATGCTAAAAAGGCAGAAACCAGTATTTAAAAGCTAAATTTGAACGCTAGTATCTGTTTTTCAATTTGCACGACAGGTTCTTACTTTCACAGTATAGGATTGGAAGATTCAGGAGAGACACTTTACTCATAAGTGTATCGAGTGATTCAGAGCCTCATGAAAAAAGCAGAAGTTTTGACAGTGCAGTTGTAATCAAAGCAAGAAATGTAATCGGaggaagaatttttttttttctggaaa includes the following:
- the LOC139149337 gene encoding mitochondrial ribonuclease P catalytic subunit-like, which produces MMSLSAYRFVHQWHPLTYSILHRIQQFRTSKFSPIQYALHQKRTFQSSCHQVQKRDEDIKQKNYKQNDQRRLSWKTKKLQSGGHRQKLTFIPKEIINMSKANDVNTKVQDGSTNVKFGDEPDRYLSVDEWQERWTGNPRFCVGVMGKFAGLGHIQKAKSLMDFMNAKNMRVDEAVLHNFLSLCVSHNHFDEMFRTYKVLKEIHQKLPGPTLGVLIDGFCKTSSWRQSIEFLEQLKLQNATTSRSYCKLLVAALKQGELELGEKLFTEMVRENMVMDEASMTAIIRTFSCYTDDKSVAQRNESIVHKLIQHWRQEQIYPPKEVGYELIAWFKSKRNEKWRAGYSDIDDSGVCNTCGTKLEKLMLTTREFQIVHDEVMEKVIKSKDVFLKTSPEELESFIEFVNESEAYDVVIDGLNVAHLDPFVNNSEQLRQVVVYFAEQLEKRVLLIGRQHMLQHHKKWHKYNMDWIRDIADCFFADNVSQDDPFLLYATLHSGEDAVYVSRDMMRDHRALLSPQTLKYFLKWQRSHQYVPVKINKYHPPRFQQPCVHETIAQTDGFSWHIPVHDGAVDEQWKLPHQWICATLME